acAAGCATATTCTAGCAGGAACCCATGTCGCAAAAGGGAATCCTACCAAAATCTTCACTCCATTCTTATCTCCTAGAAACTTGAAAGCAAGTTCTGAAAACATCAAGGACAGACTTTTGGTAAATTTTGATCCATTAAGGTGTTATATCGAGGATCTGCAGGCAAGTAAAGTAACTCAGGATGCCttgatatttcatttttttaattgtcgATTTCATTGCTTACtcatttttatgaaaatgtagAAAGAATTCTCCAACACTTTCAACTTATGGTATGACTCTTTGGGAGGTGATGCAATTGGTGTAACATGGGGACAACGCAGTTCTAAGGTAATATTTTACTGCCATTTGAAAACTTATCACCACAATTTAAACCAAATTCTTTACTCTCTCTTACAGAAGCGTGAACGTGACGACGAAGATGTGGCGGAAGAAAAAGAACCAGCTGAAGTGCTAAAATCTGCTGGTGAAACTGGTAAAGGTTTAATGAGGAGTATCTACCTACTCAAAGCTCCAAGGCTCACCACCTGAGCTTAGTGCCAAAGAAATAGTATACTAGGgttttctcttcaattaaGTATCATTAGATCTGTTGTTATTTATCCAATCATGTTTTACCCCATCTTTCAGTTGGAATTTTCTATGCCCATGGAAGAAAGGCTGCTTACCAACTGAACAATTTTCCCATTATTACaatgtatattatatttgattattgatGTATTAATATTATGGAAATTTTGGGTGAGGAAAATATACATTAGGttttacattaaattaaatcaacttTTACTCTTCCTTCAGGACTTCACCCAACATCTCAAAATTGTATTGGTAAAATTCCAAACAGGGAGTTGGTTAGTCTCTCATCTTGATAAAATCTGTTGATAGGAAACTTACATTATGTTACATAACATAATATTTAGGAAATTGACACACCttagaggagaaaaaaatgcCATATATTCCTTCAAGTTCCGAATAATTGTTGAGAATTCCAATACTTCTTTTTTGTGGAACTTCTAAGTTCTAATTCACTAAAATATTATGTTACATAAATTTATGGTCAATTTCAGCTTGAGATTAAATAAAAGGGAATATTATACAATTAGAGCCTAACCCAAGAGTTATTTATGTGATTTTCTTAGAGTAAAGGTTAAAGTTtcttaaaaagagaaaaacttgtatctgtaataatgttttcttttcgtAAGACCCTCTTCAACGAGTGGTGGTGTGGAAACTTGGATTGTATCCAAATGACTCCAACAATAACAAGAATCAGTCTAAAGAAATTGCTGAGTTTAAATTCAAAGTTGTGGAACCATTAGAAAGtgtattgttaaaaaatttctgAAGTTTTGAGGTGAAATTGCTCTCACGTTTGTCTGTCATCAGTCTTCTTTCATCacttgttttcaaaatatttgtcctTCTGAACATCTATATATTAATGCACTTTCTTACTTTCGTCTTAAAGTCATTAATTATATAGGTTGTGTCCTTCCTTAACCTCGTTAACATGTCAAACTTGAAACATGTCTATATTCCTTAATCTATATGTTAATGCTCGTCTATATCGCTTTCTAAGCTACAACATTGAGCAAAGTGACTTGTTGGGATCCAATCTCTAAATCTACCTTCTAAGTCTCCTTTTCAAATCCCTTAACTATTCTTCACCaagtccattttttttcatcaaaaaCCTATTGGGTGTAAGTAAAACTATAAGGTCAAAACTCACTTTGATAAATCTAAAACATTATACAACTTGACTTGCTGCAAAAGGCTACTAGCAAGAATATGGTATTGATTACAAAAAAGATACATATTGTCAATATGAACTTAGCTCAACTGGCACctgtatgtattattattttttgcaaAGTCATTTGATTGCAAGATTtgatatatgatttaaaaaatgaggtGATATTggatataaaattcaaaaaagttacattatatttggaaaatcaGTAGAATTTTGATGTTAATACTGCTGGAGATTTCACTAGCAAAAAGATTTTTACATAcgtttctaaaaaaaagtgctatttttgaaaagtaaaaatttgaagagttATTTCTCaccatttttaacattttttgttccatattgaaataaaacagGAGATTAGAAATCAAAATCCTCCAGAACTCGGTGGTTCGTTTAGACTTCTACAAATTTCCTTCAGATCTTGCAATGGACAAGGTTGCGGAGGAGGTGAATCGGGTCAAAAATGAGTGGAATGAGGCTTTTCATCAAACTATCGAGCGGATTAAGGCAATCGATTCATACGATAAACAAAGTGAATCAATGGGGAAGAATTCCCTCCCCAGACTCAATGCTCTTGCTCAAGATGGATTGAACCTCCTCTCATCGCTGGAATTCAAGCTCGATCTTCTTGCTCCCCAGTTGCTCTCTGATTCTGAAGTCGAAGCTGCTCAATCGCTGCTTGAATCCTGGAAAAATCAATCTCAAAAGTAACTAATTTTCAAGCTCCTTTGTGATTCATGTAGTTTAATTGGACTGGAATTGTTAAATTCTATCGTTCTTAGCCAATAGAAGTGATGGGTGATTGTCGTTTGGTTGTTACTTGAAACGgggttcctttttttttttcctcttttgtaTGTATTTCAGTTTGCGATCGAGTCTGAGAAATGCTAATATGCAAGCAAAAACCAACATGAGAAAGGCTGCTCAGGAGGaggtaattaatttaaactgatttttgtaatattttccTATATAGTTTATATAGATTGGCCTAGTATTCTTAATGCTTAATGTTGCATTTCTCCGTTATTTCCTGAATGTGGAAATTTTTTTGAGATAACACTATTTCTTCAATGTCAAACTTTACATTATACTCAGGATGTTGGTGGCTTTCATTGTAGAGAGAACGACTTCTAGGTGGAGGAGAAGAGTCCACAATTCGCAGACGGAATTTACAGTAAGTTTTCAATACGTGACGGTTTTCAAAAGGTTTATCTAATTGTTTCAAAATGTCCATCTCTTTTGTAATGTTGGAAACCTCGTTTTCCCCATATGCAGAACTAAGGCTGGAATGACATCTGCTGCAGAAAGCATCACCGAAAGCCTTCGCCGAACCCGTCAGCTTATGGTTCAGGTCTGTTTCTGGTTTTATATAtctctcatttttattatatttaatttgatcttgattgaattttaaatttcgtTTCACTTAGTTATGTAATGTTCTTGAATTCTGACCTGTAGGAGGTGGAAAGAACTGCAAGCACAATTGAGACTTTCGGtatgttttctaaaatctTTGTATGGCATCTCTGTTCGTGTTGTGCTTTCCAGTCAATTAGTTAGCTTTACTTCATCTTGATGGTAGAATTACATAGCATAGCAAATGAACTTGTTAGGATATACCGTACACAACATATAGAAGTGATATCCATGATCTTATCTTAAGCtgagttattaaaaaaaattccactCTTGCAGATCTCATATATGCCCTCAGTTGAGGGAATTAGAAAGTAAGACATAACTTAgcgtttatttatttatgaaaatatttgtttagcAGGTAGTATGAGTGGTATCTCAGGTACTGATTGAAAACACCGATCATCTTGATCTTAGGGGAACGACAAGGAAATGAGTACTATCTTCGTTGCCTTGTTGTTTACAgaatgtttaaataatttacataatttttagaataagCAAAATGGTCTGACTGGCATTTTGATTCCATttactcattttcattaacatGGTACTTGGGTCGGACCATTTGAAGTCCACATTAATTCCTGTTGCTTTGCAGTTTTGGATATGCTAGGGTTAGATTACGGCTTATAAATTTATGATATGTGTAGATGCTAAATTATGATCACGATGTCTTGAACTACACGTCTGCTAATTTAGGATCGCATTCAGTTCTCATTGTGCTGCAAAGTTGAGGTTTCCCTCTTCTTGTCTACCTGCAGCCTGAACATTCTAATCAGAttatactattattattatgaggTTTTTCATTTGCTCGCCTTCCTCTACTCTTCTCtacttattttgaaaaaattacatGACATGATAGTTTTTCTTGCTACTTTGCTGGGATTTTTGGAAAAGTACCATGTTCTTGAGGTGATCTTAAGCTGATTGTAAATGGAATCTAGTGAAGATAGTTGCATATCACTAACAAAAGGGTCTTCAAGTTCAAGTTGATACTATTCCCAAAGTTTAGggatataaattgatattttcccTTGTTATTATCTACAAGGCTCCATTgtttagaacaaaaataaacatgagaatttgataaaagtttatttataaaaacttttaaggAAAACGTTGAGATGTGCCGAGCTCCAAACCTCTTTTCAAAACACCTCATAGTGGTAATGGGAactcaaaacaaaatcttcCCTTACAGCACAACAGTCCTTGATGGTGCTTATCAACTCTCCTAGCGTCTAGTAACCATAATGGAGCACAAGAACACgatatttaaatcattttgggaaattgttttaaatctcaaaactgctaaaaatatttgaaaatatagcaaatttcagtctatcaatgatagtgaTAGAACTGATAAACATCTATCAGCATCTATTActgatatttataaatattttggcttattttactatatttgaaaacagtctaatcatttttaagctctcatatatatatatatatatatatatatattattttagactAGTTTTTTGAAATCATGTGATAAAAGCACTAGAAGATAGAATTGCTTCTTGGATTATCTTTGTGTGTTATTGGAAACCTGGCCAACCTGTGGAACTTACACAGGAGTATTTGGTTCTTACAGATGAATCAACTGGAGTGTTAAAGAAGGCCGAGAGTGAATATAAGGGGCATCGCTCATTGTTAACACGAACCAGAAACTTACTTTCAACAATGCAACGACAAGATGTAATGGACAGGTAAATAGATGATTAATTGCCTCTTgttcttcaaatataaattctttATATGTCAAATCTTGGAAGAACAAATACTTTGTTTTAGGCAAAGTGGCGAGATGTCTGGTCATTCTCTAGATTGCTACGTGTTCGATATGTgtgttttaattatattaatattatttttctaattagaGACATGGCATGGACACAGATGAACACAATTAACCtaaaaattagagtaaaaaaggGGATCTTCTTATAGACTGAATCCTTATAGATTGATCAATCCTAAAGTATTGTGATgacatttttccttttagccAACTAAATCTTTCTTCTAAGGttttaaatgatcatttatTGACTTTACTTTGTGTGTTACAGTGAAGTACACCGTGTTTTAATTATAGGGAAGcattaatgaaatttcacaGTACTTCATACATCaatgaaattcttttattaaaaaaagcatTAATATGTCAAACCACCTTTACGACTTAGTAAATTCTAACAATGAGAGGCTAATATGAACAGGATTATATTGGCCGttgggtttttcttcttctctcttgcTGTTCTTTATGTCGTCTCAAAACGCATTGGGCTACTGTAGTTACAGAGGATGGCCACTGCTGCCATTAAAGCAGGGATGGCTAAGCAAGCAAATCAAATACCTGGAGATGTTATTAACCATGGTAGAAATCCAGTTCAAGCCAAGGAGGATTTAGTTCACAGAATCGAAGATCCACAGGAACGACGTATTTGGGATGAGCTTTGAACTGTAGCATTTGTGTCGGAAAATGAATGGACAAATGGCACATCTCTAGAGTTGTGTAGCTTTTTAAACACGTTTTAAGGTatacatttcagtctaacggTTTCTTGTGCAGAAAAATTTGGAGTTCAAGTTGTAATTTATTGAAACAGTGTGCATCTCTGTGGGAAAAAAACTAACAACAACTAGAGAGTACGTTTTTTGGGTGTGTTAAAGACTACATTAATACAAGTAAGccaatcattttcttctctatgtAGATCTGATTTAGAGCATGTTTGAGTGTAAttctattattgttaaaatcaCTACAAACATATGTTCagttattaaaattcaattttgatgatatgaaattaaacattaaattaattttagagtGATTAAATGCATATTTGGAAGTGATTTTGGACTTGACAAAAAatcgtttttgttttgaaaatttgagaaagaattaaatgtctttttttaagaaaaaggcccgttgagaaaaagaaaaagaaaaactaagtgGGTGTTTAAATAGCCTAATAAAAAGATGTAAAAGAATAGTGGAACAAGCAACAGATCGTCTCTGAAATTCAattggagaaagaaaacattcaACCCAAACAATCCAAATActtcattataataaaagtGGAAGACAATTATTCAGATTGTAAGGACTATAAActgcattttaaaattttactacatCACtgtatttgta
This DNA window, taken from Cucumis sativus cultivar 9930 chromosome 6, Cucumber_9930_V3, whole genome shotgun sequence, encodes the following:
- the LOC101212139 gene encoding uncharacterized protein LOC101212139, whose amino-acid sequence is MDKVAEEVNRVKNEWNEAFHQTIERIKAIDSYDKQSESMGKNSLPRLNALAQDGLNLLSSLEFKLDLLAPQLLSDSEVEAAQSLLESWKNQSQNLRSSLRNANMQAKTNMRKAAQEERERLLGGGEESTIRRRNLQTKAGMTSAAESITESLRRTRQLMVQEVERTASTIETFDESTGVLKKAESEYKGHRSLLTRTRNLLSTMQRQDVMDRIILAVGFFFFSLAVLYVVSKRIGLL